From bacterium:
TTCGAGGTCGCCCGCCGCCGTGCCGAGCACGCCGCGGTGAGCCTGACCCGGCTCAGGGCCTCGGCCGCCCGGGAGAGCCTGGAGGCACTGGTCGAGTTCGTCACGGTGCGGAGCCATTAGCCCGTCGGGAGCTGATGCCCCCGGGGAGACGGTCGCCCCGCAGGCTCCCCGGCGGGCCCGGGTTCTGCCCGTGGGCGCTGATCGGGCTGGATGCCGCCCCGGAACCCGCGCCGGGGGGGGAACTCCGTAGCGCCCTCGGGCGCTTGCGTGTATAATGAGCCCGGAGGTGCCGTATGACGGGGAAGTTTTGGGAACTGATCATCATTCTGGCGATCATCATCCTGGTCTTCGGCCCCAGCCGCCTCGCCGGTCTGGGCGGGGCGGTGGGGAAGGCGATGCGGGAGTTCCGCGAGGCCACCAAGCCCGAGGAACCAAAGCCGGTCACTCCGGATAAGGGCAGCGGAGAGAAAGGCTGATCCTCCGGCGGCGCCCCGGCGCACGGGGCGCGCCAGAGGCGCGGGAGAGGGGAGCGGCCGGCGGCCGCTCTTTTTTTGCGTCGGGCTCGCCGAGGTCGGGTCGGCCCGAGGCGGGCTGGCGGAGGTGAGGGGTGGCCAAGACGCCCAAGCGCGGGAGGAATCCGTGGTGGATCTTGGTGGTGATCATCATCGCGGGCGCGATGCTCGGCAGCGTGCTGGCCAACGCGGTCGGGCAGTTCACCTACCTCTCGTGGCTGGCCCGATCGATCAGCATCGGAGTCACCCCGCCGGTCGTCGTTGACCTGCACGTTTTCACCCTCACGATCGGATTCGTGGTTCGGTTGAACCTCGCGATCGTCCTTGGTATACTGGTAGCCGCGTACGTGTTTCGGATGCTTTGACCGCGACGGTCAACAAGGGCGAGACGTGGGAGCGGCGCACGGCGCCGTGCGCGCGGTTGGTGTCTCCGCCACGTCCTTGGCCGACTCCGAGGGGACGGCCCGTCGCTGGGGGAACCTCCTGGTGTCCACCGGTCCCGAGATGCTCCGGAAATCGGGTGCGCGTGTCGTCGCACGGACCGGCGTCCTTCCCCCTCCGCCGGCCGCTTCTCGGTTTGCGTCCGTCGACACCCCGGAACGGTGGGATGCCCGTACCCTCTGACCCTCTCGCCGGAAATTCTCCGCCGCGGAGGGTCCCGCGAATGAAAGATCTCCCCGTCGAACTGCGACCGCGGGAGCGGCTGCTCACCGACGGGAGTGCGGCGCTCAGTTCCGCGGAGTTGATCGCGGTGCTGCTGCGCACGGGGTCGTCCGGACGCAGCGCCCTCGACGTGGCCACGGAGCTGCTGTGCCGGTACGAGACCCTGGATCGGCTCGCCTCGGCCACCCCGGGGGAGTTGTGCACGACGCCGGGCGTGGGACCGGTCAAGGCGCTGCACCTGCTGGCGGCGTTCGAGGTCGGGCGGCGCCTCGGCAACCTCCCTCCCCACGTCCGCCAGGCCATCCGCACCGCAGCCGATGTCGCTCAGCTCGTGATGCCGGCGTTGAGGTTCCAGGAGACCGAGCGGTTCTGGGTGCTGCTCCTGAACACGAAAAACGAAGTCCTCGGCCGCGCGGAGGTGTCGGCGGGGGGATTGGCGAGCACCCCGGTCGACCCGCGGGAGGTATTCAAGGCGGCCGTGAAGCGCGGGGCCGCCGGGCTGGTCCTCATCCACAATCATCCCTCCGGGGATCCCACTCCCAGCCGGGCGGATGTCGCGCTCACAGCGCGCCTCCGCCGCGCGGGGCGGCTAATGGGCATACCTATCATTGATCATCTGGTGATCGGAGATGGTCGGTACGTCAGCCTCCGGGAGCGGGGCATGTTCGAGGAGGAACCCGAGAGGAGCGTGGAGGGATGATCTTCAACGGGCTGCTGAACCGGTTCAGCCGGGACATGGGCGTGGACCTCGGCACCGCCAATACTCTCGTGTACGTGCGGCACGAGGGCATCGTGCTGCGCGAGCCCTCGGTCGTGGCGAAGCGCGTGGACGGGGGCGAGATCCTGGCGGTGGGGGACGAGGCGAAGAAGATGATCGGCCGCACCCCGGGCGACATCGTGGCCACCCGCCCGCTGCGCGACGGCGTGATCGCGGACTTCGACACCACCGCCGCCATGCTGACCTACTTCATCCGCCATGGGCTGCGGGGCCGCAGCTTCTTGCGGCCGCGGGTCGTCGTGGGCATCCCCAGCGGCGTCACGGAGGTGGAGAAGCGAGCCGTGATCGACGCGACGCTTCAGGCCGGCGCCCGCGAAGCCTATCTGATCGAACAGCCGATGGCCGCGGCGATCGGGGCGGGGCTGCCGGTGTCGGATCCCATCGGCAGCATGGTGGTGGACATCGGTGGCGGCACGACGGAGGTCGCCGTGATCGCCCTCGGTGGGATCGTGACCGCGCGCAGCCTCCGCATCGCGGGAGACGAAATGGACGAGGCGATCATCCAGTACTCGCGCAAGGCCTATAATTTGCTGATCGGGGAGCGCACCTCCGAGGACATCAAGATCGCCGTGGGGTCGGCGTTCCCTCAGCGCGAGGAACAAACGATCGAGGTGCGCGGCCGTGACCTGGTGTCGGGCCTGCCCCGAACGGTGCGGATGACCAGCACGGAGATTCGGGAGGCGATGGCGGAGCCGATCGCGGGGATCGTCGAGGCCGTGAAGATGACGCTCGAGCGGACGCCCCCCGAGCTCGCCGCCGACATCGTCGATCGGGGGATCGTGATGGCCGGCGGCGGGTCGCTGCTCCGCGGCCTCGATCGGCTGCTCGCCGAGGAGACCGGGATGCCGGTGACGCTGACGGAGGATCCGCTGAGCAGCGTCGTGCTCGGCACCGGCAAGGCGCTCGAGGAGATCGAGACGCTGAAGAAGGTGTTCATCTCCAGCAAGCGGTTCTAGGAGTCGTTGTGCTGTCTGAGGGGTTCGGCCGCCGTCGGCGATTCGTCCTGTTCGTTGTGCTGTGCATCCTGGCCCTCGGGGTGCTCACCGAACAGGTTCGCACCCCCGACAAGCGGCGGGCCGGGTGGTTGGGCCGGGGGGTCGAGGCGGTGCTGGCACCGGTCACCGCCGGCCTCTCCCGAGTGAGCGACGCGGTCGGCGGGAGCTGGGTCCTGCTGACGGAGATCGGCACGCTGCGCAGTGAGAACGCGCGGCTGCGCGCGGAGGTGGCGCAACTCCGCTCGGAGAGCGCCCAGCTCCACGAGGCCGCCCAAGAGGCCGTGCGGCTGCGCAAGCTTCTGGCGTTCAAGGAGCAGCCGTACCGCACGGTCGCCGTGCGGGTGATCGGGCGCGATCCCAGCCAGTGGTTCAACACCGTGCTGGTCGACCGAGGGCCCGCCGCCGGCATTCGCCGAAACGATCCGGTCGTCACCAGCGAAGGGCTGGTGGGTCGGGTGATCGAAACGGGAGGCTCGTGGGCCAGGGTGCTCCTGATCCTCGACCCCCGCAGCGCGGTCGGGGTGTTTGTCGGGTCTTCCCGCGATGCCGGGGTGGCGGAAGGTCAGGCGGGACCGATCCTCCGGGTCAAATACCTGTCTCGGGACGCCGAGATCAGGCCGGGCGACCCAATCGTGACGGCGGGGTTGGGAGAAATTTACCCGCGAGGCCTGCCGGTCGGGACGATCGTGGGCGTGACGCGCACGGAGGGGGACCTGTTCCAAGAAGCCCTCGTCCGGCCGGACGCCGACCTCAATCACCTTGAAGAGATGCTCATCCTGGTCACGAGCGCCTCACCGGGGTCTCCGTGATCAGGTACGGTGCCTACGCGGTGCTCGTCGCCGCGGGGCTCGCCTTGCAGACGACGTGGCTGACCCGCGTCAACATCGCCGGGGCCGCGCCGGACCCGGTGCTCGTGGTCGTGATGGTCGTGGGGCTCTTCCACGGGTCCGAAGAAGGCGCGATCTTCGGTGCGGGGGTGGGGCTGCTTCAGGACGTCGCCACCGGGGTGCCGCTAGGGCTCGGAATGCTGGCCGGTCTCTGCGTGGGGTTCGCCGCGGGGCTGGGGGAGCGCGTCATCTATATGGAATACATCTGGCTGCCGGCTCTCGCCGCGGTGGTGCTGAGCGCGATCCGGATGGTGGTGTGGGCCGGCGCGGCGCATCTGGTGGGACTCCTGCAGGCCCCGATTCTCGACGTGATCCGGGTGGGGGTCGCCGCCGCGTGCTATAATGGCGTTATTGCCGTGCCAATTTTCTACGGACTCCACCACCTCGATGGGATTCTGGGCCAGCGCCACGAGGAGTCCCGGTAGGGGTCGTCCCGAGGATGGACCGAGACCTTTTTGAGCACCGCCTCGCCGTGCTGTTCGCGGTGATCAGCGGGTTGTTGGTCGTGCTGGCCCTTCGCCTTTGGCAGATCCAGATCGTCCAGGGCGAGTATTTTCTCCGACTGTCGGAAGAAAACCGGATCCGGGTCAGCCCGGTCGAGGCGCCGCGCGGCCAAATTCTCGACCGTCAGGGGCGGCCGCTGACGCTCAACCGGCCCGCCTTCACCGTGTCCCTCCTTCCCATGGAGCTTCGCCATCCCGAGCAGGTCATCCCGGAGATCGGCCGCCGGCTGGGAATGACCCCCGCCGAGGTCGCCGCCAAGCTGGCCGAGGCGCGCGGGCGGCCCTTCGAGCCGGTGCGCCTGAAGCGCGACGTGCCGAAAGAAGTCATCGCCGCGCTCGAGGAAGATCGGATGGACCTGCCCGGGGTGCTGGTCCAGGTTGAGCCGGTTCGAGACTATCCCTACGGGGTGCTGGCCGCTCACCTGCTCGGGTACCTTGGGGAGATCAACGACCGCGAGCTTGAGTCGCTGCGACCGCGCGGGTACGAGGTCGGAGAGTTGATCGGCAAGGACGGCGTGGAGCGGATCTACGACCGTTACCTGAAGGGTCGAAACGGCCAGATCCAGGCCGAGGTGGACGCGCAGGGCCATCCGCTCCGGGTGCTGGCGACGATTCCGTCCCAACCGGGCGACAACCTCAAGCTGGGCATCGATCTCGACGTTCAGAAAGCCGCGGAGGATGCCCTGGGATCCCGCGTGGGCGCGGTCGTGGCGATGGACCCCCGCGACGGCACGATCGTCGCGCTGGCCAGCCATCCGGCGTTCGACCCCAACCTCTTCGCCACCGGGATCACCACGACCAACTGGAACCGATTGTTGCACGATCCGCTCCAACCGCTGCTCGACCGGTCGACCCAGGGGGGCTACCCCATGGGTTCGGTGTTCAAGATCGTGACCGCGACGGCCGCGCTGGAGCTGGGGTTGGTGCAGGCGGACAGTCGATTTTACTGCCCCGGATTCTACAACCTCGGCGGCCACATCTTTCACGACCATGAGGCCCACGGCAACATCAACTTTCTCGAGGGCATCGCCCAATCGTGCAACGTGGTGTTCTGGACCGTCGCCCGCCCCGTGGGGCCCGAGCACCTCGCCCAGTACGCCCGGATGTACGCGCTGGGCCAGGCGACCGGGATCGACCTGGTCCAGGAAAGCGCCGGCGTCGTGCCCGACCCGGACTGGAAGCGACGGGTGTGGAAGCAGATGTGGTTCGCCGGCGATACCCTGAACACCGCGGTCGGGCAGGGGTACGTACTCGCCACCCCGATCCAGGTGGCGCGCCTGCTCGCGGCGGTCGCGAACGGCGGCACCCTCGTCACCCCGCACCTGGCCACCGAGGTCGTGGCGCCCAAGGGCCGGGTCGTGGCGCGGATCGCGCCCCCGGCGGGAGGGGAAATCCGCCTGCGCCCTGAGACGTGGGCCGTGCTTCGCGCCGGCCTCGCGGCCGTGGTCAGCCGCGGCACCGCGGCGTCGATCCAGATCCCGGGGCTGGCGATCGCCGGGAAGACCGGGACCGCGGAGAACCCGCACGGCAAACCCCACGCCTGGTTCGCCGGGTACGCTCCCGCCGACCACCCGCAGCTCGTGGTCGTGGCCATCGTCGAGAATGTCGGGTTCGGCGCGGAGTTCGCCGCGCCGATCGTGAAGCGCGTATTCGAGGCGGCGTTCGGGATCCCGGAACCGACCCCCGGAGCCCCCAAGCCGTGAGCACCGCGCTGGCCGGCGCCCCCCTCCCGGCCCCGGCGGGGCCCCGCCGGTTCCTCCGCCACCTCGACGTGCTGCTCCTCGGTGCCGTGGTCGCTTTGGTGGGGTTCGGGCTGGTGATGGTCTACAGCAGTACCCACG
This genomic window contains:
- the tatA gene encoding twin-arginine translocase TatA/TatE family subunit translates to MTGKFWELIIILAIIILVFGPSRLAGLGGAVGKAMREFREATKPEEPKPVTPDKGSGEKG
- a CDS encoding DUF4321 domain-containing protein; amino-acid sequence: MAKTPKRGRNPWWILVVIIIAGAMLGSVLANAVGQFTYLSWLARSISIGVTPPVVVDLHVFTLTIGFVVRLNLAIVLGILVAAYVFRML
- the radC gene encoding DNA repair protein RadC; this translates as MKDLPVELRPRERLLTDGSAALSSAELIAVLLRTGSSGRSALDVATELLCRYETLDRLASATPGELCTTPGVGPVKALHLLAAFEVGRRLGNLPPHVRQAIRTAADVAQLVMPALRFQETERFWVLLLNTKNEVLGRAEVSAGGLASTPVDPREVFKAAVKRGAAGLVLIHNHPSGDPTPSRADVALTARLRRAGRLMGIPIIDHLVIGDGRYVSLRERGMFEEEPERSVEG
- a CDS encoding rod shape-determining protein, which codes for MIFNGLLNRFSRDMGVDLGTANTLVYVRHEGIVLREPSVVAKRVDGGEILAVGDEAKKMIGRTPGDIVATRPLRDGVIADFDTTAAMLTYFIRHGLRGRSFLRPRVVVGIPSGVTEVEKRAVIDATLQAGAREAYLIEQPMAAAIGAGLPVSDPIGSMVVDIGGGTTEVAVIALGGIVTARSLRIAGDEMDEAIIQYSRKAYNLLIGERTSEDIKIAVGSAFPQREEQTIEVRGRDLVSGLPRTVRMTSTEIREAMAEPIAGIVEAVKMTLERTPPELAADIVDRGIVMAGGGSLLRGLDRLLAEETGMPVTLTEDPLSSVVLGTGKALEEIETLKKVFISSKRF
- the mreC gene encoding rod shape-determining protein MreC, whose translation is MLSEGFGRRRRFVLFVVLCILALGVLTEQVRTPDKRRAGWLGRGVEAVLAPVTAGLSRVSDAVGGSWVLLTEIGTLRSENARLRAEVAQLRSESAQLHEAAQEAVRLRKLLAFKEQPYRTVAVRVIGRDPSQWFNTVLVDRGPAAGIRRNDPVVTSEGLVGRVIETGGSWARVLLILDPRSAVGVFVGSSRDAGVAEGQAGPILRVKYLSRDAEIRPGDPIVTAGLGEIYPRGLPVGTIVGVTRTEGDLFQEALVRPDADLNHLEEMLILVTSASPGSP
- the mreD gene encoding rod shape-determining protein MreD codes for the protein MIRYGAYAVLVAAGLALQTTWLTRVNIAGAAPDPVLVVVMVVGLFHGSEEGAIFGAGVGLLQDVATGVPLGLGMLAGLCVGFAAGLGERVIYMEYIWLPALAAVVLSAIRMVVWAGAAHLVGLLQAPILDVIRVGVAAACYNGVIAVPIFYGLHHLDGILGQRHEESR
- the mrdA gene encoding penicillin-binding protein 2, with amino-acid sequence MDRDLFEHRLAVLFAVISGLLVVLALRLWQIQIVQGEYFLRLSEENRIRVSPVEAPRGQILDRQGRPLTLNRPAFTVSLLPMELRHPEQVIPEIGRRLGMTPAEVAAKLAEARGRPFEPVRLKRDVPKEVIAALEEDRMDLPGVLVQVEPVRDYPYGVLAAHLLGYLGEINDRELESLRPRGYEVGELIGKDGVERIYDRYLKGRNGQIQAEVDAQGHPLRVLATIPSQPGDNLKLGIDLDVQKAAEDALGSRVGAVVAMDPRDGTIVALASHPAFDPNLFATGITTTNWNRLLHDPLQPLLDRSTQGGYPMGSVFKIVTATAALELGLVQADSRFYCPGFYNLGGHIFHDHEAHGNINFLEGIAQSCNVVFWTVARPVGPEHLAQYARMYALGQATGIDLVQESAGVVPDPDWKRRVWKQMWFAGDTLNTAVGQGYVLATPIQVARLLAAVANGGTLVTPHLATEVVAPKGRVVARIAPPAGGEIRLRPETWAVLRAGLAAVVSRGTAASIQIPGLAIAGKTGTAENPHGKPHAWFAGYAPADHPQLVVVAIVENVGFGAEFAAPIVKRVFEAAFGIPEPTPGAPKP